From the Oncorhynchus masou masou isolate Uvic2021 unplaced genomic scaffold, UVic_Omas_1.1 unplaced_scaffold_1403, whole genome shotgun sequence genome, one window contains:
- the LOC135530637 gene encoding uncharacterized protein LOC135530637, whose translation MDIPVHFKGADSLQNKGPVDVSCDICSEVQAVKFCQSCSVSYCETHIRQHYTISKLQKHTLVDVTGDLVQKLCQHDYSLLEVFCRTDQMMICSQCAETNHKGHDTILLETKKAGRQPKSFDRDQHTTLASDDVLPPPGDIQVLLLTSDSVSLSWGPPEGLKGPQKFRVTWGCDVEPRSIGVKNVHEVEISRLNLGKKYQFSVATEGEDGRQSRWVSASLSAGTVGLSIPIHRYSRSQHPYPQVQ comes from the exons ATGGATATCCCTGTTCATTTCAAAGGAGCAGACTCTCTACAAAACAAAGG GCCAGTAGACGTATCCTGTGATATCTGCTCTGAGGTCCAAGCTGTGAAGTTCTGTCAGTCCTGCAGTGTGTCCTACTGTGAGACCCACATCAGACAGCACTATACAATATCTAaactacagaaacacacactggTGGATGTGACTGGAGACCTGGTGCAGAAACTCTGTCAACATGACTACAGTCTTCTGGAGGTGTTCTGCAGGACAGACCAGATGATGATCTGCAGTCAGTGTGCAGAGACAAACCACAAAGGACATGATACCATCCTCCTTGAGACAAAGAAAGCAGGAAGACAG CCTAAGAGTTTTGATAGAGACCAACACACAACGTTGGCCTCTGATGATG TGCTGCCCCCTCCTGGTGACATCCAGGTCCTGTTGCTGACGTCAGActctgtgtctctgagctggggtCCTCCTGAAGGGTTGAAGGGACCACAGAAGTTCAGAGTGACCTGGGGTTGTGACGTGGAACCGCGCAGTATAGGGGTGAAAAATGTTCATGAAGTTGAAATAAGCAGACTCAACCTTGGTAAAAAGTACCAGTTCAGTGTGGCTACAGAGGGAGAAGATGGAAGACAAAGCAGATGGGTCTCAGCATCCCTatctgcaggtacagtaggtctcagcatccctatccacaggtacagtaggtctcagcatccctatccacaggtacagtag